From Arachis stenosperma cultivar V10309 chromosome 2, arast.V10309.gnm1.PFL2, whole genome shotgun sequence, one genomic window encodes:
- the LOC130961207 gene encoding transcription factor bHLH140 isoform X2 produces MDMDVDGASRPKEGKAILVILVGAPGSGKSTFCEEVMRSSTRPWIRVCQDTIGNGKAGSKAQCLSSAASALKDHKSVFIDRCNLDREQRSEFVKLGDVHKIDVHAVVLDLPAKLCISRSVKRTGHEGNLQGGKAAAVVNRMLQKKELPKLSEGYSRITFCQSESDVKGAINTYGSLGPLDNLPHGCFGQKNPDSKVQVGIMKFLKKVPAPDAAARPDGSGDTTSQNPGKNDYFHKDVEMASPILDNPNLESKEGESQGVAFDGSHASRVSLDDAPTLAFPSISTSDFQFNYEKAADIIVEKVAEFTAKLGNARLVLVDLTHKSKILSLVKAKASEKRIDTQKFLTHVGDITKLHSTGGLNCNVIANAANWRLKAGGGGVNAAIFNAAGPELESATKERAKSLSPGNAVVVPLPASSPLFVTEGVTHVIHVLGPNMNPQRPNCLNNDYEKGCKILQDAYASLFEGFASIVRTQAGQSREENENIVKKALKLQDKSECHSRNNLTNIDQKNKRDADHGSEKSKKCKGIQDSFGVSSDSRDERVDSEHRRNGGSMNKAWGSWAQALHQMAMHPEKHKDDLLEISEDVVVLNDLYPKAKKHVLILSRTRGVDCLEDVQKEHFQLLKKMHDVGLKWARKFLDENASLVFRLGYHSAPSMRQLHLHVISQDFDSKHMKNKKHWNSFNTAFFRDSIDVMDEVSSHGKATLKDDDKLLSMELRCHRCRSAHPNIPRLKSHIGSCKAPFPAYLLENGRLVFS; encoded by the exons ATGGACATGGACGTCGACGGAGCTTCTCGACCCAAAGAGGGAAAGGCCATTTTGGTCATTTTAGTGGGAGCACCGGGAAGTGGCAAATCAACTTTCTGTGAAGAAGTGATGCGTTCTTCAACTCGCCCTTGGATTCGCGTTTGCCAG GACACCATTGGAAATGGTAAAGCAGGAAGTAAAGCTCAATGCCTGAGCAGTGCAGCTAGTGCATTGAAGGATCATAAGAGTGTGTTTATTGATAGGTGCAATCTTGACAGAGAGCAGCGCTCCGAATTCGTAAAGCTAGGTGATGTGCACAAAATAGATGTGCATGCAGTTGTGCTTGATCTTCCTGCTAAACTTTGTATTTCTCGATCCGTTAAACGGACTGGCCATGAAGGAAACCTTCAGGGTGGAAAAGCTGCAGCAGTTGTGAATAGAATGCTTCAAAAGAAAGAGCTGCCCAAATTAAGCGAAGGCTATAGCCGGATAACATTTTGTCAGAGTGAAAGTGATGTCAAAGGTGCCATTAATACATACGGCTCACTTGGGCCACTGGATAACCTCCCACATGGCTGCTTTGGCCAGAAAAATCCAGATTCAAAAGTTCAAGTTGGTATAATGAAGTTCCTAAAAAAAGTGCCAGCCCCTGATGCAGCAGCAAGACCTGATGGAAGTGGAGACACTACATCCCAAAATCCTGGGAAAAATGATTATTTCCACAAAGATGTAGAAATGGCATCCCCAATTCTAGATAATCCCAACTTAGAGTCAAAGGAAGGAGAAAGCCAGGGAGTGGCCTTCGATGGTTCCCATGCCAGTCGAGTTTCTCTGGATGATGCTCCCACTCTGGCATTTCCATCTATTTCAACATCTGATTTCCAATTCAATTATGAAAAGGCAGCTGATATTATTGTTGAGAAGGTTGCAGAGTTTACAGCTAAGCTTGGCAATGCTAGACTTGTGCTGGTTGATTTGACTCATAAATCAAAGATTCTTTCCTTGGTTAAAGCCAAAGCATCTGAAAAACGCATTGACACCCAAAAGTTTCTTACCCATGTCGGTGACATTACTAAACTtcattctacaggaggtttaaaCTGTAATGTCATAGCTAATGCTGCCAACTG GCGGTTAAAAGCTGGAGGTGGAGGTGTTAATGCAGCCATTTTTAATGCTGCGGGTCCTGAACTGGAGTCTGCAACCAAAGAAAGAGCAAAATCTCTTTCACCTGGAAATGCTGTTGTTGTCCCTCTACCTGCATCTTCTCCTTTGTTTGTTACAGAGGGTGTAACCCATGTCATACATGTTCTTGGACCTAATATGAACCCTCAAAGGCCAAATTGTCTCAACAATGATTATGAAAAAGGATGCAAAATTCTTCAAGATGCTTATGCTTCCCTATTTGAAGGCTTTGCATCAATTGTGAGGACCCAGGCAGGGCAATCtagagaagaaaatgaaaacattGTAAAAAAGGCTTTGAAATTGCAGGATAAATCTGAATGTCATTCCAGAAATAATTTGACAAATATTGAtcaaaagaataagagagatgcTGATCATGGGTCTGAGAAGAGCAAAAAATGTAAGGGAATTCAGGATAGTTTTGGAGTGAGCTCTGATTCCAGAGATGAAAGGGTAGATTCGGAGCATAGAAGAAATGGTGGGAGCATGAATAAGGCATGGGGATCATGGGCACAAGCTCTTCATCAAATGGCTATGCATCCTGAGAAGCATAAAGATGACTTGCTTGAGATTTCAGAGGATGTTGTTGTTCTGAATGATCTCTATCCTAAG GCAAAGAAACATGTTCTCATTTTGTCTCGTACCAGAGGAGTTGATTGCCTGGAAGATGTCCAGAAAGAACACTTTCAGTTGCTGAAGAAGATGCATGATGTGGGTTTAAAGTGGGCCAGGAAGTTCCTAGATGAGAATGCTTCACTGGTCTTTCGCCTTGGATATCACTCA GCTCCGTCAATGCGACAACTGCATTTACATGTTATCAGCCAGGACTTTGATTCAAAACATATGAAGAACAAGAAGCACTGGAACTCATTCAACACTGCTTTCTTTCGCGACTCGATAGACGTAATGGACGAGGTCTCTAGTCATGGGAAAGCAACACTGAAAGATGATGATAAGCTGTTGTCCATGGAGTTGAGGTGCCACAGATGTAGAAGTGCGCATCCAAACATACCCCGGTTGAAATCGCATATTGGCAGCTGCAAAGCTCCTTTTCCTGCTTACTTACTTGAAAATGGACGTCTG GTGTTCAGCTAA
- the LOC130961207 gene encoding transcription factor bHLH140 isoform X1, translating to MDMDVDGASRPKEGKAILVILVGAPGSGKSTFCEEVMRSSTRPWIRVCQDTIGNGKAGSKAQCLSSAASALKDHKSVFIDRCNLDREQRSEFVKLGDVHKIDVHAVVLDLPAKLCISRSVKRTGHEGNLQGGKAAAVVNRMLQKKELPKLSEGYSRITFCQSESDVKGAINTYGSLGPLDNLPHGCFGQKNPDSKVQVGIMKFLKKVPAPDAAARPDGSGDTTSQNPGKNDYFHKDVEMASPILDNPNLESKEGESQGVAFDGSHASRVSLDDAPTLAFPSISTSDFQFNYEKAADIIVEKVAEFTAKLGNARLVLVDLTHKSKILSLVKAKASEKRIDTQKFLTHVGDITKLHSTGGLNCNVIANAANWRLKAGGGGVNAAIFNAAGPELESATKERAKSLSPGNAVVVPLPASSPLFVTEGVTHVIHVLGPNMNPQRPNCLNNDYEKGCKILQDAYASLFEGFASIVRTQAGQSREENENIVKKALKLQDKSECHSRNNLTNIDQKNKRDADHGSEKSKKCKGIQDSFGVSSDSRDERVDSEHRRNGGSMNKAWGSWAQALHQMAMHPEKHKDDLLEISEDVVVLNDLYPKAKKHVLILSRTRGVDCLEDVQKEHFQLLKKMHDVGLKWARKFLDENASLVFRLGYHSAPSMRQLHLHVISQDFDSKHMKNKKHWNSFNTAFFRDSIDVMDEVSSHGKATLKDDDKLLSMELRCHRCRSAHPNIPRLKSHIGSCKAPFPAYLLENGRLVHAPAEP from the exons ATGGACATGGACGTCGACGGAGCTTCTCGACCCAAAGAGGGAAAGGCCATTTTGGTCATTTTAGTGGGAGCACCGGGAAGTGGCAAATCAACTTTCTGTGAAGAAGTGATGCGTTCTTCAACTCGCCCTTGGATTCGCGTTTGCCAG GACACCATTGGAAATGGTAAAGCAGGAAGTAAAGCTCAATGCCTGAGCAGTGCAGCTAGTGCATTGAAGGATCATAAGAGTGTGTTTATTGATAGGTGCAATCTTGACAGAGAGCAGCGCTCCGAATTCGTAAAGCTAGGTGATGTGCACAAAATAGATGTGCATGCAGTTGTGCTTGATCTTCCTGCTAAACTTTGTATTTCTCGATCCGTTAAACGGACTGGCCATGAAGGAAACCTTCAGGGTGGAAAAGCTGCAGCAGTTGTGAATAGAATGCTTCAAAAGAAAGAGCTGCCCAAATTAAGCGAAGGCTATAGCCGGATAACATTTTGTCAGAGTGAAAGTGATGTCAAAGGTGCCATTAATACATACGGCTCACTTGGGCCACTGGATAACCTCCCACATGGCTGCTTTGGCCAGAAAAATCCAGATTCAAAAGTTCAAGTTGGTATAATGAAGTTCCTAAAAAAAGTGCCAGCCCCTGATGCAGCAGCAAGACCTGATGGAAGTGGAGACACTACATCCCAAAATCCTGGGAAAAATGATTATTTCCACAAAGATGTAGAAATGGCATCCCCAATTCTAGATAATCCCAACTTAGAGTCAAAGGAAGGAGAAAGCCAGGGAGTGGCCTTCGATGGTTCCCATGCCAGTCGAGTTTCTCTGGATGATGCTCCCACTCTGGCATTTCCATCTATTTCAACATCTGATTTCCAATTCAATTATGAAAAGGCAGCTGATATTATTGTTGAGAAGGTTGCAGAGTTTACAGCTAAGCTTGGCAATGCTAGACTTGTGCTGGTTGATTTGACTCATAAATCAAAGATTCTTTCCTTGGTTAAAGCCAAAGCATCTGAAAAACGCATTGACACCCAAAAGTTTCTTACCCATGTCGGTGACATTACTAAACTtcattctacaggaggtttaaaCTGTAATGTCATAGCTAATGCTGCCAACTG GCGGTTAAAAGCTGGAGGTGGAGGTGTTAATGCAGCCATTTTTAATGCTGCGGGTCCTGAACTGGAGTCTGCAACCAAAGAAAGAGCAAAATCTCTTTCACCTGGAAATGCTGTTGTTGTCCCTCTACCTGCATCTTCTCCTTTGTTTGTTACAGAGGGTGTAACCCATGTCATACATGTTCTTGGACCTAATATGAACCCTCAAAGGCCAAATTGTCTCAACAATGATTATGAAAAAGGATGCAAAATTCTTCAAGATGCTTATGCTTCCCTATTTGAAGGCTTTGCATCAATTGTGAGGACCCAGGCAGGGCAATCtagagaagaaaatgaaaacattGTAAAAAAGGCTTTGAAATTGCAGGATAAATCTGAATGTCATTCCAGAAATAATTTGACAAATATTGAtcaaaagaataagagagatgcTGATCATGGGTCTGAGAAGAGCAAAAAATGTAAGGGAATTCAGGATAGTTTTGGAGTGAGCTCTGATTCCAGAGATGAAAGGGTAGATTCGGAGCATAGAAGAAATGGTGGGAGCATGAATAAGGCATGGGGATCATGGGCACAAGCTCTTCATCAAATGGCTATGCATCCTGAGAAGCATAAAGATGACTTGCTTGAGATTTCAGAGGATGTTGTTGTTCTGAATGATCTCTATCCTAAG GCAAAGAAACATGTTCTCATTTTGTCTCGTACCAGAGGAGTTGATTGCCTGGAAGATGTCCAGAAAGAACACTTTCAGTTGCTGAAGAAGATGCATGATGTGGGTTTAAAGTGGGCCAGGAAGTTCCTAGATGAGAATGCTTCACTGGTCTTTCGCCTTGGATATCACTCA GCTCCGTCAATGCGACAACTGCATTTACATGTTATCAGCCAGGACTTTGATTCAAAACATATGAAGAACAAGAAGCACTGGAACTCATTCAACACTGCTTTCTTTCGCGACTCGATAGACGTAATGGACGAGGTCTCTAGTCATGGGAAAGCAACACTGAAAGATGATGATAAGCTGTTGTCCATGGAGTTGAGGTGCCACAGATGTAGAAGTGCGCATCCAAACATACCCCGGTTGAAATCGCATATTGGCAGCTGCAAAGCTCCTTTTCCTGCTTACTTACTTGAAAATGGACGTCTGGTACATGCACCTGCTGAACCCTAA
- the LOC130961208 gene encoding pyruvate decarboxylase 2-like, whose product MDAMLGSLDACKPACNDVGSLPNGTVSAIQGSHSSSLVTPCDATLGRHLARRLVEIGVTDVFSVPGDFNLTLLDHLIAEPNLNVIGCCNELNAGYAADGYARSRGVGACVVTFTVGGLSVLNAIAGAYSENLPVICIVGGPNTNDYGTNRILHHTIGLPDFTQELRCFQTVTCYQAVVNNLDDAHEMLDTAISTALKESKPVYISISCNLAAIPHPTFSREPVPFSLSPKLSNQMGLEAAVEAAADFLNKAVKPVLVGGPKLRVAKASDAFVELADACGYAFGVMPSAKGLVPENHPHFIGTFWGAVSTSFCAEIVESADAYLFAGPIFNDYSSVGYSLLLKKEKAIIVQPDRVVIGNGPAFGCVLMKDFLKALAKRLKHNNTSYENYYRIFVPDGKPISSEPGAPLRVNILFQHIQNMLSNETAVIAETGDSWFNCQKLKLPKGCGYEFQMQYGSIGWSVGATLGYAQAVPEKRVIACIGDGSFQVTAQDVSTMLRCGQKTIIFLINNGGYTIEVEIHDGPYNVIKNWNYTGLVDAIHNGEGKCWTTKVTCEEELVNAIETATGAKKDCFCFIEVICHKDDTSKELLEWGSRVCAANSRPPNPQ is encoded by the exons ATGGACGCAATGTTAGGATCCTTAGATGCATGCAAGCCAGCGTGCAACGACGTAGGATCCTTACCAAACGGCACTGTTTCAGCAATCCAAGGCAGTCACTCTTCATCTCTCGTCACACCCTGCGACGCCACCCTAGGCCGCCACCTGGCACGGAGGCTGGTCGAGATTGGCGTCACGGACGTTTTCTCCGTCCCCGGCGACTTCAACCTGACGCTCCTCGACCACCTGATCGCCGAGCCCAACCTCAACGTGATCGGGTGCTGTAACGAGCTCAACGCCGGGTACGCAGCGGACGGGTACGCGCGGAGCCGGGGCGTGGGCGCGTGTGTGGTTACCTTTACCGTTGGAGGATTGAGCGTGCTGAACGCGATCGCCGGAGCGTACAGCGAGAACTTGCCGGTGATATGTATCGTCGGGGGACCGAACACGAATGACTATGGGACCAACCGGATCTTGCATCACACCATTGGCTTGCCGGATTTCACCCAGGAGCTTCGCTGCTTCCAAACTGTGACTTGCTACCAG GCTGTGGTTAATAACCTGGACGATGCTCATGAGATGCTTGACACTGCAATCTCAACCGCACTGAAAGAAAGCAAACCTGTTTATATCAGCATCAGCTGTAACTTGGCTGCAATTCCTCATCCCACTTTCAGTAGGGAGCCAGTTCCATTTTCATTGTCTCCAAA ATTGAGTAATCAAATGGGGTTGGAGGCAGCAGTAGAGGCTGCAGCTGACTTCCTAAACAAGGCAGTGAAGCCGGTACTCGTCGGCGGTCCTAAGCTGAGAGTGGCCAAGGCTAGTGATGCCTTTGTTGAATTGGCTGATGCATGTGGCTATGCTTTTGGGGTGATGCCATCAGCTAAAGGACTAGTCCCTGAGAACCACCCTCACTTCATCGGAACATTCTGGGGCGCCGTGAGTACCTCATTCTGCGCCGAGATTGTAGAGTCTGCTGACGCATATTTGTTTGCTGGACCAATTTTCAATGACTACAGCTCAGTTGGGTACTCACTCCTTCTCAAGAAAGAGAAGGCCATCATTGTGCAGCCGGACCGGGTAGTGATCGGAAATGGACCTGCATTTGGGTGTGTTCTGATGAAGGATTTCCTTAAGGCCCTTGCGAAGCGACTTAAGCACAACAACACTTCATATGAGAACTATTACAGGATCTTTGTCCCTGATGGAAAGCCTATCAGCTCTGAACCAGGAGCACCTTTAAGAGTCAATATTCTGTTTCAACATATACAGAATATGCTGTCTAATGAAACTGCTGTAATTGCTGAGACAGGGGATTCATGGTTTAACTGCCAAAAGCTGAAATTGCCAAAAGGATGTGG GTATGAGTTCCAAATGCAATATGGCTCAATTGGATGGTCTGTTGGTGCAACTCTTGGTTATGCACAGGCTGTGCCTGAGAAGAGAGTGATTGCTTGCATTGGTGATGGAAGCTTTCAG GTGACAGCTCAGGATGTGTCTACAATGCTGAGATGTGGGCAGAAGACCATAATCTTCCTGATAAACAATGGTGGATACACCATTGAAGTTGAAATCCATGATGGACCATACAACGTGATCAAGAACTGGAATTACACTGGCTTGGTTGATGCAATCCACAATGGTGAAGGAAAATGCTGGACCACTAAG GTCACATGTGAAGAGGAGCTTGTTAATGCAATTGAAACAGCAACAGGAGCAAAGAAGGATTGCTTTTGCTTCATTGAGGTGATTTGTCACAAGGATGATACAAGCAAAGAATTGCTTGAATGGGGTTCTAGGGTTTGTGCTGCCAATAGCCGTCCACCAAATCCTCAGTGA